The proteins below are encoded in one region of Sminthopsis crassicaudata isolate SCR6 chromosome 1, ASM4859323v1, whole genome shotgun sequence:
- the LOC141552008 gene encoding olfactory receptor 1f45-like gives MEGGNQSGISEFILLGISNKPEQQRLLLFLFLLMYLITGLGNLLIMMAISCDPHLHTPMYFFLSNLSLIDIGFISTTIPKMLNNHITKNRTIPYAGCLTQVFFFIWFGVINSVLLAAMAYDRYVAICAPLHYSTIMTPRVCAFLVLMSWVWAYTNSLTHTVLFTRLSFCGHSKIPHFFCDLGSLLKLACSDTFINDLMFFTGGAITTILPFIGILISYGHIFMAVLRISSVSGKQKVFSTCGSHLTVVCLFYGTIIGVYFSFTSTHTAQQDTAATVMYTVVTPMLNPFIYSLRNKDMKGALRMLITRKPGFTL, from the coding sequence ATGGAAGGGGGAAATCAGtctggaatttcagagttcatacTTCTGGGAATTTCAAACAAGCCAGAGCAACAGAGGCTTCTGTTGTTCCTATTCCTCCTTATGTATCTGATCACAGGACTGGGCAACCTGCTCATCATGATGGCTATTAGCTGTGACCCCCACCTCCACACCCCCATGTACTTCTTCCTCAGTAACTTGTCCCTGATCGACATAGGCTTCATCTCCACTACCATTCCCAAGATGCTGAATAATCACATAACCAAAAATAGAACGATCCCTTATGCTGGGTGCCTAACACAAGTATTCTTCTTCATTTGGTTTGGGGTAATCAACAGTGTCCTCCTCGCTGCCATGGCTTATGACCGTTATGTGGCTATTTGTGCTCCTCTACACTACAGCACAATCATGACTCCAAGGGTTTGTGCCTTTTTAGTACTAATGTCTTGGGTGTGGGCCTATACTAATTCCCTGACACACACTGTCTTGTTCACTCGACTCTCCTTCTGTGGCCATAGTAAAATCCCTCATTTCTTCTGTGACCTCGGTTCCCTGCTAAAGTTGGCCTGCTCAGACACTTTCATCAATGACTTGATGTTCTTCACAGGAGGAGCAATAACAACAATTCTACCCTTCATTGGAATTCTCATCTCTTATGGTCACATTTTCATGGCTGTACTAAGAATCTCTTCTGTAAGTGGGAAGCAGAAAGTTTTCTCCACCTGTGGATCCCACCTCACTGTGGTCTGTCTCTTCTATGGGACAATCATCGGAGTATACTTCAGCTTCACATCCACCCACACAGCCCAACAAGATACAGCAGCAACCGTGATGTACACTGTTGTCACCCCCATGCTGAACCCTTTCATCTACAGCTTAAGGAACAAGGACATGAAAGGAGCTTTGAGGATGCTTATTACTAGAAAACCAGGATTCACTCTATGA